In the Alphaproteobacteria bacterium LSUCC0719 genome, one interval contains:
- a CDS encoding Bug family tripartite tricarboxylate transporter substrate binding protein, producing the protein MLSKKKILSVGIGIASMAGVMAMSSAPVVAAEGTIEVVTHAGAGGGTDVNARMMMIRTRRALEQDMVVVNKRGGGGAAAMNYFKTRPADGNSILMFTVGHAITMAAGKTNLTLDEMAPLGRGTNDPQILMVNCKTTKYKTPEEFVAGVKAGDKLTYGGTQSGTIDHITVYLWAKAMGQPMPNYVPFGGGAELATQLVAGAVDVGTLNLSEASSQVESGDICPMVILDRNPMAPIPQAKTSIEMGIDLELATVRGYATHSGVDKARRDELEAGMMKAMNHSLYQAYLTNSGLDSTSPMGAEEWGKQMKMMVNEFGPALKEMGLVQ; encoded by the coding sequence ATGCTCAGCAAAAAGAAAATTCTTTCGGTCGGCATCGGCATTGCGTCGATGGCCGGCGTTATGGCGATGTCCTCGGCTCCTGTCGTAGCCGCCGAAGGCACGATTGAAGTCGTGACCCATGCTGGTGCGGGTGGTGGCACAGACGTGAACGCCAGAATGATGATGATTCGCACTCGCCGTGCTCTAGAGCAGGACATGGTTGTTGTAAATAAGCGTGGCGGCGGTGGCGCTGCGGCGATGAATTATTTCAAAACACGTCCGGCTGATGGCAACTCCATCCTGATGTTTACGGTTGGCCACGCGATTACTATGGCCGCAGGCAAAACCAACTTAACTCTTGATGAGATGGCTCCACTTGGACGTGGTACTAACGACCCGCAGATCTTGATGGTGAATTGTAAGACTACAAAATATAAGACACCTGAAGAGTTTGTTGCTGGCGTAAAAGCAGGTGATAAGCTGACTTATGGCGGAACACAGTCAGGCACAATTGACCATATCACTGTGTATTTGTGGGCCAAGGCTATGGGTCAGCCAATGCCAAATTATGTTCCATTTGGTGGAGGCGCTGAACTGGCCACACAGCTAGTTGCTGGTGCAGTAGACGTTGGTACGCTAAACCTTTCTGAAGCTTCATCTCAAGTTGAATCAGGCGATATTTGCCCGATGGTCATCCTTGATAGAAACCCAATGGCGCCAATTCCACAGGCTAAGACATCCATTGAAATGGGCATTGATCTTGAACTGGCCACTGTTCGCGGTTACGCCACTCACTCTGGTGTTGATAAGGCACGCCGTGATGAGTTGGAAGCTGGCATGATGAAGGCAATGAACCATTCGCTCTATCAGGCTTACCTGACTAACTCAGGTCTTGATTCAACTTCGCCGATGGGTGCAGAGGAATGGGGTAAGCAGATGAAGATGATGGTGAATGAATTTGGGCCCGCCCTAAAAGAAATGGGCTTGGTGCAATAA
- a CDS encoding tripartite tricarboxylate transporter permease — MYEALSALGSVVLDPYLLFLIFATTVIGIVIGVLPGLGATTGAALLLPFTLTMEPVHAIAVLATIYVSATFAGSITAILINTPGTSAAAATTFDGFPLAQRGEAGRALGIAVISSTFGGVVSVIVLCFAAPLLARVAYEFRPPEYFALTIFGLSMLASISSGGAVKNLIGGVFGVWLSTIGAERVTAIERFMFGNYELYEGLSFVPVMIGLFAMSELLVQSKTANQAAEYIKMKAVQLPSRADYKKVWKTVVRSSGIGTFIGILPAEGATVASMIGYSEAKRWSKNKEEFGKGSIEGIAGAESANNAATGGAMVPTMVLGIPGSGTTAIILVGLMVHGLRPGPYLFNEQVTAVYQIFGSMFVANIVFLLMGLYAAKIFARISLVPSAILWPIVFALSVIGAYALNNSMLDIWIVLIFGVIGFLARRFGFAVAPIAVGLILGKMVEVNLQNSLKIFNGEWWQIFTQPLAVFFLVLAFLGLFGSQIFKLITGGKKAAN; from the coding sequence ATGTATGAAGCGTTGTCTGCTCTAGGCTCAGTGGTCTTAGATCCCTACTTGCTGTTTCTTATTTTTGCGACGACTGTTATTGGCATTGTTATTGGGGTATTGCCTGGGCTCGGAGCTACCACCGGGGCAGCGTTGCTGCTGCCTTTCACACTAACAATGGAGCCTGTGCATGCGATTGCTGTATTGGCTACGATTTATGTTTCAGCTACCTTTGCAGGCTCAATCACAGCTATTCTCATCAACACGCCGGGAACTTCCGCGGCTGCCGCAACTACTTTTGATGGTTTTCCATTGGCCCAGCGTGGTGAAGCTGGACGAGCATTGGGTATTGCTGTCATTTCCTCGACCTTTGGTGGCGTTGTCTCTGTCATTGTGCTGTGTTTTGCCGCCCCCTTGCTGGCGCGTGTGGCTTATGAGTTCCGCCCGCCTGAATATTTTGCCCTAACAATTTTTGGCCTTTCAATGCTGGCAAGCATCAGTTCTGGCGGTGCTGTTAAAAATCTTATAGGTGGCGTGTTCGGTGTCTGGCTATCAACCATCGGAGCTGAACGTGTGACAGCGATTGAGCGGTTCATGTTTGGCAATTATGAATTGTATGAGGGATTGTCCTTTGTGCCGGTGATGATTGGTCTTTTTGCAATGTCAGAATTACTGGTCCAGTCAAAAACGGCTAATCAGGCTGCTGAGTATATAAAGATGAAGGCTGTTCAGCTGCCTAGCCGAGCGGATTACAAAAAAGTTTGGAAGACGGTTGTGCGTTCATCAGGCATTGGCACCTTTATTGGTATTCTGCCTGCGGAAGGGGCAACAGTTGCATCAATGATCGGCTATTCTGAAGCAAAAAGATGGTCCAAGAATAAAGAGGAATTCGGCAAAGGGTCTATTGAAGGTATCGCAGGTGCTGAATCTGCCAATAATGCAGCCACGGGCGGGGCGATGGTACCAACTATGGTTTTAGGTATTCCCGGAAGTGGAACAACAGCGATTATCCTAGTCGGCTTAATGGTGCATGGTCTACGCCCAGGACCTTATTTGTTTAATGAACAAGTGACAGCCGTCTATCAGATTTTTGGGTCAATGTTTGTTGCTAATATAGTGTTCCTATTAATGGGTCTTTACGCTGCAAAAATCTTTGCCCGCATTTCGCTTGTCCCATCTGCAATCTTATGGCCGATTGTGTTTGCCTTGTCTGTCATTGGAGCCTATGCGCTGAACAATTCGATGCTCGATATCTGGATTGTATTGATTTTTGGCGTAATCGGGTTTTTAGCTCGCCGTTTTGGGTTTGCTGTTGCACCGATTGCTGTTGGTCTCATCCTGGGCAAAATGGTTGAGGTCAATCTGCAAAATTCACTAAAGATCTTCAATGGGGAATGGTGGCAGATTTTCACTCAACCTCTGGCAGTATTCTTCCTTGTACTGGCCTTCCTCGGGCTGTTCGGCTCGCAGATTTTCAAGCTGATTACTGGTGGAAAAAAGGCTGCTAACTAG
- a CDS encoding 4-hydroxythreonine-4-phosphate dehydrogenase PdxA, with product MKPRIGIIPGDPGGIGPELIAKLLAEDGVRDQADILLIGDRHLFEMGQAQAGLDIEMTECDAVGGDWTCLDGVALHNRETIAPEDVRLAEVTLANGSSALGNLNCALEMARDGIIDAITFGPFNKAALIEAGLGHEDELHYMAEFLGVDTYISELNTLNGIWTSRVSSHIPLKDVPDYINSHRITEAVHLIDRTLKRSGLTRPRLSVAALNPHAGDNGNFGMEEIEVITPTVEALRQQQLNVDGPWPSDTVFLKAKAGDVDGIITMYHDQGQIALKLMGFDRGVTVQGGIPFPVTTPAHGTAFDIAGTGTADVGATRAAFDIACDMVGHWDGAA from the coding sequence ATGAAACCCCGTATTGGCATCATCCCGGGCGACCCCGGCGGCATCGGTCCCGAACTTATCGCCAAACTGCTGGCCGAAGATGGGGTGCGCGATCAGGCCGATATCCTGCTGATCGGTGACCGCCATCTGTTTGAAATGGGGCAGGCGCAGGCTGGCCTCGACATTGAAATGACCGAGTGTGACGCCGTGGGTGGCGACTGGACCTGCCTTGACGGGGTGGCACTTCACAACCGCGAGACGATTGCGCCGGAGGATGTCCGTCTTGCCGAGGTCACGCTTGCCAATGGCAGCTCGGCGCTTGGCAATCTGAACTGCGCTCTGGAAATGGCCCGCGACGGCATCATTGATGCCATCACCTTTGGACCTTTCAACAAGGCCGCCCTGATTGAGGCTGGGCTTGGCCATGAGGATGAGCTTCACTACATGGCCGAGTTTCTCGGGGTCGATACATATATCTCCGAACTCAATACCCTGAATGGCATCTGGACCAGCCGGGTTTCCAGTCACATTCCGCTGAAGGATGTTCCCGACTACATCAATAGTCACCGGATCACCGAGGCGGTGCATCTGATCGACCGGACGCTGAAACGGTCCGGCCTGACACGCCCACGATTGTCGGTCGCGGCGCTGAACCCGCATGCCGGCGATAATGGAAATTTTGGGATGGAAGAGATCGAGGTGATCACGCCGACGGTCGAGGCTCTCCGTCAGCAGCAGCTGAATGTCGACGGTCCATGGCCGTCTGACACTGTGTTCCTGAAAGCCAAGGCAGGTGACGTCGACGGCATCATCACCATGTATCACGACCAGGGACAGATTGCGTTGAAGCTGATGGGCTTTGATCGCGGTGTGACCGTTCAGGGGGGCATCCCCTTTCCGGTCACGACGCCGGCCCATGGCACCGCATTCGACATAGCCGGGACAGGCACGGCTGATGTCGGCGCCACGCGTGCCGCCTTTGACATTGCATGCGACATGGTCGGCCATTGGGACGGTGCGGCCTGA
- a CDS encoding tripartite tricarboxylate transporter TctB family protein, translated as MIKQQIVPVVLTIISVVIIYLALQLDLSPPMIVGDSMQPRSFPIFLMVLNLILTAILAYQINKAPPKVPEPMNRVTWLSMILMVLFYGLTVSTDMFIAIAVVMFLLSLAWGERRLFIAAANAFLTPFLIFLLFDNVLRIRFPRGILMNWYYG; from the coding sequence ATGATTAAACAACAAATCGTGCCAGTTGTGCTGACGATTATTTCCGTTGTGATCATTTATCTGGCACTGCAGTTAGATTTGTCGCCGCCGATGATTGTCGGTGACAGTATGCAACCCCGCTCATTCCCTATATTTTTAATGGTTCTTAATCTGATCCTAACAGCCATTCTTGCTTATCAGATTAACAAGGCCCCGCCAAAAGTTCCTGAGCCCATGAATCGGGTAACCTGGTTATCCATGATTCTAATGGTCCTATTTTATGGGCTGACTGTATCCACTGATATGTTTATCGCCATTGCTGTAGTGATGTTTTTGCTGTCATTGGCTTGGGGCGAACGACGTTTGTTCATTGCTGCAGCAAATGCGTTTCTTACACCATTTCTTATATTTCTTTTATTTGACAATGTTCTGCGCATTCGGTTTCCACGTGGGATTCTGATGAACTGGTATTACGGATAA
- a CDS encoding aldehyde dehydrogenase family protein yields the protein MDFAHFIDGQWVADKDVTTNRNPANQDDIIGTYARGGAARVDEAVAAAKAALDEWAHASPQVRHDVLEKAGALIVERKDELGRLLAREEGKTIAEAVGETIRAAQVFKFFAGEALRNTGDAIASVRPGVEVTIEREPVGVVGLITPWNFPIAIPAWKLAPALAFGNTVVMKPAELTPGCAWELARILEQAGCPAGVFNLVMGPGSQVGARIVDHPDIAAVSFTGSVATGRQVAIDCAANGKKVQLEMGGKNPMVVVDDADLDIAVGASLNGAFFSTGQRCTASSRLIVTKGIHDAFLDKLTAAAADLVVGDPLDPKTQIGPVVDQSQMDQNMQYLALASEEGCDVRGGGLGNGNGFFMHPAIFAGATNAMRVSREEIFGPMTSIIKVDDYDEALAVANDTEFGLSSGICTTSLKLSSHFRRHSKAGMVMVNLPTAGVDYHVPFGGRKRSSYGPREQGSYAREFYTVVKTSYIAP from the coding sequence GTGGATTTCGCACATTTCATCGACGGCCAGTGGGTTGCTGACAAGGACGTCACAACCAACCGCAATCCAGCCAATCAGGATGACATCATCGGCACCTATGCCCGGGGCGGGGCGGCACGCGTTGACGAGGCCGTGGCAGCCGCGAAGGCGGCGCTTGATGAATGGGCGCATGCCAGCCCACAGGTGCGGCACGATGTTCTGGAAAAGGCCGGTGCCCTGATTGTCGAGCGCAAGGATGAGCTTGGCAGGCTTCTGGCCCGTGAAGAAGGAAAGACAATTGCCGAGGCGGTTGGCGAAACCATCCGCGCCGCTCAGGTCTTCAAATTCTTTGCCGGTGAGGCACTTCGCAATACAGGGGACGCAATCGCATCGGTTCGTCCTGGCGTCGAGGTCACAATCGAACGTGAACCGGTCGGTGTGGTCGGGCTGATCACACCCTGGAATTTCCCGATCGCCATCCCGGCATGGAAACTGGCACCTGCACTTGCCTTTGGCAACACGGTGGTGATGAAACCAGCCGAACTCACGCCCGGCTGCGCCTGGGAACTGGCCAGAATTCTGGAACAGGCAGGCTGCCCGGCTGGCGTGTTCAACCTTGTCATGGGCCCCGGATCGCAGGTTGGCGCGCGGATTGTTGACCATCCCGACATTGCGGCTGTCAGCTTTACCGGATCGGTGGCGACGGGCCGGCAGGTGGCCATAGACTGCGCCGCAAACGGCAAGAAAGTGCAACTTGAAATGGGCGGCAAGAACCCGATGGTTGTTGTCGATGATGCCGATCTTGATATCGCTGTCGGCGCATCGCTGAACGGTGCTTTCTTCTCGACCGGTCAGCGGTGCACCGCGTCGTCTCGGCTGATTGTCACCAAGGGCATCCATGATGCGTTTCTCGACAAATTGACCGCCGCGGCAGCCGATCTGGTGGTTGGCGATCCGCTGGATCCGAAGACACAGATCGGCCCGGTCGTCGACCAGTCGCAGATGGATCAGAATATGCAGTATCTGGCGCTGGCTTCCGAGGAAGGCTGTGACGTGCGCGGGGGTGGCCTCGGCAATGGCAACGGGTTCTTCATGCATCCGGCGATCTTTGCCGGGGCGACCAATGCCATGCGGGTTTCGCGTGAGGAAATCTTTGGCCCGATGACGTCAATCATCAAGGTTGATGATTATGACGAAGCGCTCGCGGTTGCCAATGACACCGAATTCGGGCTGTCCTCGGGTATCTGCACAACCTCGCTGAAACTGTCATCGCATTTCCGGCGCCATTCCAAGGCAGGCATGGTGATGGTGAACCTGCCAACTGCCGGTGTCGATTATCATGTGCCGTTTGGTGGCAGAAAGAGATCAAGCTATGGCCCGCGCGAACAGGGAAGCTATGCCCGCGAATTCTATACAGTCGTCAAGACAAGCTACATAGCGCCCTGA
- a CDS encoding mandelate racemase/muconate lactonizing enzyme family protein has product MKITAIRAYALNLEMSLDITTPAKSARHQACVVEIETDTGITGHGITSIGPAKPIQTAVESIAAPAIMGMDPLNNDRIWDRLYWSLVPRGQSGIGMHAIAALDIALWDIKGKALGQPIWRLLGGARDLCPVYATFGFGFYETDELPHAAEAWMKRDFSRLKMTVGNSALQRRDEPRLLSDVIIEDKRRVAAVRDAAGPDAELFIDANCSLDYFHAVELATALTPYHITFFEEPITQNDVRQMADLRRQTGMRVACGQNEAHSYRFRDMLIAGAVDIIQPNVVITGGFTQCQKIAALASGFNVGVDNGGAWPFFNAHLQAGVANGGLVEYHYSSVEACRLIYDGLPEPADGWLKMGEEPGLGFELNTERLQSYVI; this is encoded by the coding sequence ATGAAAATAACCGCCATCCGCGCCTACGCGCTGAATCTCGAAATGTCGCTGGACATCACCACGCCGGCAAAGAGCGCGCGCCATCAGGCTTGTGTTGTTGAGATCGAGACCGATACTGGTATCACCGGTCACGGCATTACGTCCATCGGACCGGCAAAGCCCATTCAGACAGCTGTCGAGAGTATCGCTGCCCCCGCGATCATGGGCATGGACCCGCTCAATAACGACCGGATATGGGACAGGCTCTACTGGTCGCTGGTGCCGCGTGGCCAGAGTGGCATTGGCATGCACGCCATCGCCGCCCTGGATATTGCCCTCTGGGATATCAAGGGAAAGGCGCTAGGCCAGCCAATCTGGCGACTTCTTGGCGGCGCCCGCGACCTGTGTCCCGTCTACGCCACTTTCGGATTCGGGTTTTATGAAACCGACGAGCTGCCACATGCCGCCGAGGCATGGATGAAGCGCGACTTTTCCCGATTGAAGATGACAGTTGGCAACAGCGCGCTGCAACGGCGGGACGAACCGCGGCTGCTGAGTGATGTCATCATCGAAGACAAGCGCCGCGTCGCCGCCGTTCGTGATGCCGCCGGACCCGATGCCGAACTGTTCATCGACGCCAATTGCAGCCTTGATTATTTCCATGCGGTCGAACTTGCGACAGCGCTGACACCCTATCACATCACCTTCTTTGAAGAGCCGATCACCCAGAATGACGTTCGCCAGATGGCCGATTTGCGCCGTCAGACAGGGATGCGGGTTGCCTGTGGCCAGAACGAGGCACATTCCTATCGCTTTCGCGACATGCTGATCGCCGGCGCGGTCGATATCATCCAGCCGAATGTAGTCATCACCGGCGGCTTTACGCAATGTCAGAAAATCGCCGCACTGGCATCCGGGTTCAATGTCGGGGTCGATAATGGGGGCGCGTGGCCCTTTTTCAATGCGCATCTGCAGGCCGGCGTCGCGAATGGCGGCCTTGTCGAATATCACTATTCTTCAGTGGAGGCCTGCCGCCTGATTTATGACGGCCTGCCTGAACCGGCAGATGGCTGGCTGAAAATGGGTGAGGAACCCGGTCTTGGATTCGAGCTGAACACCGAACGTCTGCAGAGCTACGTTATCTGA
- a CDS encoding enoyl-CoA hydratase: MPDQAMQQDEELLYNVTDGIGHIVLNRPHRRNALTFGMYDRIKEICTLAGTDADPDDVRVLIFSGGGDAAFAAGTDISQFRTFTAQDAINYEQMIDRTLTTIEECRVPTIGALNGFCTGGGAAIAATLDIRIGSRDLKIGAPIARTLGNCLAIGNLSRFIRLVGEARVKYMLLTAQLIDAEEAASAGFISECLDDRESVLQRANDMARGITELAPLTLDATMRGMRRLQTMTPLPDDHDLVEQCFGSADFKEGVAAFFEKRKPDWKGV; this comes from the coding sequence ATGCCGGACCAAGCGATGCAGCAAGACGAGGAACTTCTCTACAATGTGACCGACGGTATCGGTCATATTGTCCTGAACAGACCCCATCGGCGCAACGCTCTGACCTTTGGCATGTATGACCGGATCAAGGAAATCTGCACACTGGCAGGCACAGATGCCGACCCGGACGATGTCCGGGTGCTGATTTTTTCGGGCGGCGGTGATGCCGCCTTTGCCGCGGGGACAGATATCTCGCAATTCCGGACCTTCACCGCCCAGGATGCGATCAATTACGAACAGATGATTGATCGCACGCTGACCACGATCGAAGAATGCCGTGTGCCGACCATCGGCGCGTTGAACGGGTTCTGTACCGGCGGCGGTGCCGCCATCGCGGCCACCTTGGATATCAGGATTGGCAGCCGCGATCTGAAGATTGGCGCGCCGATTGCCCGTACGCTCGGCAACTGTCTGGCCATTGGCAATCTCAGCCGGTTTATCCGGCTGGTCGGTGAGGCGCGGGTCAAATATATGCTGTTGACCGCCCAGCTTATCGACGCTGAAGAAGCGGCGTCGGCCGGCTTTATATCGGAATGCCTCGATGATCGCGAATCCGTGCTGCAACGCGCCAATGACATGGCACGGGGCATCACCGAGCTGGCACCGTTGACGCTTGACGCGACCATGCGTGGCATGCGCCGATTGCAGACCATGACACCGCTTCCCGATGATCATGATCTTGTCGAGCAATGTTTCGGAAGTGCCGATTTCAAAGAGGGGGTCGCCGCCTTTTTCGAAAAGCGCAAGCCCGACTGGAAAGGCGTCTGA
- a CDS encoding GntR family transcriptional regulator has protein sequence MAKDNALTSLLNEGEIKPTQCRSLSEETADKLRELILLEKLPPGMHIPERDLADVLGISRTPMREALRILESEGLVDHTPTRRSRVANPSVDELAQSMKVLAALEALAGELACVHATDQEIAAIAALNRRMVQKSDDLSSIDFFKTDMAFHTGIVAASGNAALVDTHAKYNARLWRARFLSSRRKLGRATTLQQHQDITSALQDRNRTAAALAMRDHIETAIKNLITSRDEQESFE, from the coding sequence ATGGCCAAGGACAACGCACTGACATCCCTGCTGAATGAGGGTGAAATCAAACCAACCCAGTGTCGCTCGCTGAGCGAGGAAACGGCGGACAAGCTTCGTGAGCTGATCCTTCTGGAAAAGCTGCCACCCGGCATGCATATCCCTGAACGCGATCTTGCCGACGTTCTGGGGATCAGCCGCACCCCGATGCGCGAAGCCCTGCGGATACTCGAAAGCGAGGGGCTGGTCGATCATACGCCAACACGCCGGTCACGTGTCGCCAACCCGTCGGTTGATGAGCTGGCGCAAAGCATGAAGGTGCTGGCCGCATTGGAGGCCCTGGCCGGGGAGCTGGCCTGTGTTCATGCCACTGACCAGGAAATTGCGGCCATCGCCGCGCTGAACCGGCGTATGGTTCAAAAAAGCGACGACTTGAGTTCGATCGATTTCTTCAAGACCGACATGGCGTTCCATACCGGCATTGTTGCTGCAAGTGGCAATGCGGCGCTTGTCGATACGCATGCCAAATACAATGCCAGACTATGGCGTGCCAGGTTCCTGTCATCGCGCCGCAAACTTGGTCGCGCGACCACCCTGCAACAGCATCAGGACATCACCTCGGCGCTGCAGGACCGGAACAGGACCGCCGCCGCGCTGGCCATGCGTGACCATATCGAGACAGCTATCAAGAATCTTATCACGTCCCGGGACGAACAGGAGAGCTTTGAATGA
- a CDS encoding dihydrodipicolinate synthase family protein, translated as MTTRSYSGIWPVAPTPFTETGAIDDDGMRRVLDCMIDQGCDGICILANFSEQFLISDSERENLTKLCLAHIDGRVPVIVTISHFATDIVVARARQAKQLGAAIVMMMAPYHGALLKGNAQQTFDQFRMVGDVGIPIMIQDAPLSGVDLPVPLLARMAREIEMVKLFKIESAGVATKMRALLDAAGDAIEGPFDGEEGITLLADLDAGATGSMTSGLIPDLIRPIITSHAAGDRDAAVAGYTSVLPVINHENRQCGFRAAKAAMVEGKVIASDFCRHPIDPLPAETRAELLGLMRPLDPIVLRWGQ; from the coding sequence ATGACCACACGTTCCTATAGCGGCATCTGGCCTGTTGCACCGACGCCCTTCACCGAAACCGGTGCCATCGATGATGACGGCATGCGCCGGGTTCTGGACTGCATGATCGATCAGGGCTGCGACGGCATCTGCATTCTTGCCAACTTTTCCGAGCAGTTTCTGATTTCCGATTCCGAACGCGAGAATCTGACGAAACTCTGCCTTGCCCATATTGATGGCCGGGTGCCGGTCATCGTGACCATCAGCCATTTCGCCACGGATATCGTGGTCGCACGGGCAAGACAGGCAAAGCAGCTTGGCGCCGCAATTGTCATGATGATGGCGCCGTATCATGGCGCGCTGTTGAAGGGCAACGCCCAGCAGACCTTTGACCAGTTCAGAATGGTCGGCGATGTCGGCATCCCGATCATGATCCAGGACGCACCGCTTTCAGGTGTCGATTTGCCAGTGCCTTTGCTGGCCAGAATGGCGCGTGAGATCGAGATGGTGAAGCTGTTCAAGATCGAATCGGCGGGGGTCGCAACAAAGATGCGGGCGCTTCTTGACGCGGCCGGCGATGCCATCGAAGGACCGTTCGATGGCGAGGAGGGCATCACCCTTCTGGCCGATCTTGATGCCGGCGCGACTGGATCCATGACATCGGGGCTGATTCCGGACTTGATCCGGCCGATCATCACATCGCATGCCGCCGGCGACCGCGATGCTGCGGTGGCCGGCTATACAAGCGTGCTTCCCGTGATCAATCACGAGAATCGTCAGTGCGGGTTCCGCGCGGCAAAGGCGGCGATGGTCGAGGGCAAGGTCATCGCCTCGGATTTCTGTCGCCATCCGATTGACCCCCTCCCCGCAGAAACGCGGGCCGAGCTTCTGGGACTGATGCGGCCACTGGACCCGATTGTGCTTCGATGGGGACAGTGA
- a CDS encoding alanine--glyoxylate aminotransferase family protein, whose product MSSDKYQAGRHFLQIPGPTNVPDRILRAMDHPTIDHRGPAFAELGKTCLDGMKRIFKTDSAVIIYPASGTGAWEAALVNLINEGDRVLMVETGHFATLWKKMADRLGIETEFLATDWRRGVDPQAIEDRLREDSEGRIRAVCVVHNETSTGSTSRIGEVRAAMDAAGHGGLLMVDTISSLASIDYRHDEWGVDVTVSGSQKGLMLPPGLSFNAISERAIAESRTGGQQRSYWDWHEQLAANANGAFPYTPATNLLYGLTEAIDMLHEEGLDNVFARHDRHAEATRRAVQAWGLEVLCQEPRDFSSSLTAVLMPDGHNADEFRARVLAHFDMSLGNGLARLAGRVFRIGHLGDFNDLMLTGTLSGVEMGLRVADIPHQSGGVQAAMQYLAESAAAA is encoded by the coding sequence ATGAGTTCCGATAAATATCAGGCCGGGCGCCATTTCCTGCAAATCCCCGGACCAACAAATGTGCCTGACCGCATCCTGCGGGCGATGGACCATCCGACAATCGACCATCGTGGCCCGGCCTTTGCCGAACTGGGCAAAACCTGTCTCGATGGCATGAAACGCATCTTCAAGACAGACTCCGCCGTCATCATCTATCCGGCTTCGGGCACCGGTGCGTGGGAGGCCGCGCTGGTCAACCTGATCAATGAAGGCGATCGCGTGCTGATGGTTGAAACCGGCCATTTCGCAACCTTGTGGAAGAAGATGGCCGACAGGCTGGGAATCGAGACAGAGTTCCTCGCGACGGACTGGCGCCGCGGTGTCGACCCACAGGCTATCGAGGACCGGCTCCGCGAAGACAGCGAAGGCCGTATTCGTGCCGTCTGTGTTGTCCATAATGAAACCTCGACCGGATCGACCTCGCGCATCGGCGAGGTCCGCGCCGCAATGGACGCTGCCGGCCATGGCGGATTGCTGATGGTCGATACCATTTCATCACTGGCCTCGATCGACTATCGACATGACGAGTGGGGCGTCGATGTGACCGTATCCGGATCGCAGAAGGGGCTGATGCTGCCGCCAGGCCTGTCTTTCAACGCCATTTCCGAACGCGCGATCGCCGAGTCAAGAACCGGTGGCCAGCAGCGGTCCTATTGGGACTGGCATGAGCAGCTTGCCGCCAATGCCAACGGCGCTTTTCCCTACACGCCGGCGACCAACCTTCTCTATGGTCTCACCGAGGCCATCGACATGCTCCATGAAGAAGGGCTCGACAACGTCTTTGCGCGTCATGACAGACATGCCGAGGCCACCCGTCGCGCGGTACAGGCCTGGGGTCTGGAGGTGCTATGTCAGGAACCACGCGATTTTTCCAGCTCGCTGACCGCTGTGTTGATGCCGGACGGCCACAATGCCGATGAATTCCGGGCCAGGGTGCTGGCACATTTCGACATGTCTCTTGGCAACGGGCTTGCGCGGCTAGCGGGCCGGGTCTTTCGGATTGGCCATCTTGGCGATTTCAACGATCTGATGCTGACAGGAACGCTGAGTGGTGTTGAAATGGGGCTGCGGGTGGCCGACATCCCCCACCAGTCCGGTGGCGTTCAGGCGGCGATGCAGTATCTTGCCGAAAGTGCCGCCGCGGCCTGA